A stretch of the Streptomyces sp. WMMB303 genome encodes the following:
- a CDS encoding non-ribosomal peptide synthetase, which translates to MSMPQEESGQELIRKIQSMPFKRQRAVIALLRQQGVDLSALDIIPRLPRHGDEPLPLSFAQQRLWFLAQLEDSSSHYNVPMAMRLHGRLDRAALRRALTELVRRHEALRTRFEDRGGVPHQCIDDGSGFTLREQELVGDEEVARTCQQEMLAPFDLARDSLIRALLLRQSETEHVLMVTMHHIVSDGWSVGVFFREVTELYEAVRQGREAALEPLPVQYADFAHWQREWLAGEVQTRQIEYWKKQLDGVDPGLTLPADRPRPAVRDHQGTREFFRTSPELLRKLRGISEQHDATLYMTLLAAYSVVLHRYTQQTDIAVGTVVANRNRAEVEGLIGQFANTLVMRNDLSDDPAFAELLARVRQTALEGYDHQDVPFEAVVDALQAERSLSHSPVFQTVLVLQEEQAEPKLTLGGLEVTSVDVDFSISKFDLTLDLRETPEGLTGAVEYSTALFDRETVRRFVRHFTTLLESLAEAPQTRISRLELLDGTETGRGTDAEAAPGGAVPWADQCLHERFEDVVRQAPDAVAVRCADRTLSYGELNARANRIARFLRTRGVGRETLVALCLPRSEWLVVCALAVLKAGGAYVPLDPSAPAERLGHVLADSAPRVVLVDGGVPAGLDVGRAAVVDVRDRWEWLPDDDLQPVAGAFPANLAYVIYTSGSTGRPKGVLVEHRNVTRLFTATAERFGFGPEDVWTLFHSFAFDFTVWEMWGALLHGGSLVVVPHEVARSPREFYALLCEENVTVLNQTPSAFGQLIAAQGENGAPHRLRTVVFGGEALDTAALRPWFARPVNAATELVNMYGITETTVHVTHRVVTEADTGRGVSPIGGPLPDLAVYVLDAHGNPVPTGAVGEMYVGGAGVARGYLNRPELTADRFLDDPFRPGPGARMYRTGDLGRLLADGSLEYYGRNDDQVKIRGHRIEPGEVSARLDEHPGVRSCAVVAREDQPGNRQLVAYLVPADDRPEAELRTELDQLARRTLPDYMQPGAYVCVPGLPLTTNGKLDRAALPAPGIDAYAQREDTHVAPATSTERTLAAVWAELLGFEPERISANDNFFTLGGHSLLITVLVARLDEAGLRLTVRDTFSAPTLAALAERIDAHTGGAAPDASGEVWTVPPNAVPDGCERLTPELLPLVRLGQEHLDSLADRVPGGAANIADIYPLVPSQEGILFHHLMDPENDPYVMSAAFTARDEAACTAFTDALQTVVDRHDVMRTAVFTEGLPEPVQVVLRSAELPVDRISLAGDAGDAADDSEAAPAAREDAERQIAALLHLPPPLPPHQAPMMRVRVAPEPGSQRRFLLVTFHHLIEDATSLRLIFDELAALMAGRADLLAPAPPYRDFVAHTLHQLRTGDAEDYFRATLGDVTEPTVPFGLSDVHGDGRRTRKPRRSLSADLTARLRAEAGRLGLSPAWLFHAACARVVAASSGRDDVVFGTVMSGRLQGVPGVERMLGNFINTLPLRVRLAGRSVRELVDEVASGLRELIVREQSSLSLAQRCSGLDSDTPLFSAAINFRHFEPARDESPAPSLEEQGIGWLNVMDRTNYPMGMSLDDVGDELSLTVQVEDAVEPETLLTYVETALDGIVAALADDDGNGTRALDLPVLPPAERQRLLAAARGATPEYPRDACLAELFEEQAAGRPDAVAVRHGDLELTYGQLNARANRVAHHLRERGVGPDVLVGLCADRSLELVTGLLGILKAGGAYVPIDPDYPRQRIRALLESSGVETVLGLSRLPDALFEEVGEVVHLDTGERAADRTQVLADLPEHDPSRAGLGLTPDHLAYAVFTSGSTGRPKGVLVEQRGVVRLVRNPAYFAADSDTVVLHHSSISFDAGSQEVLTPLLCGGRLVLHDGDSKDPGQVLDCVERTGVSTMLLSAAFLPAFVQAAAGRTLPLRHLAVVGDTFSARDVRRLYAAHPGLTVIDGYGPTENSIASTYYEIPRDIAEDARIPIGRPVPHTTAYVTDEQLRLVPDGVIGELCLGGAGVARGYLDAPEATAERFVRDPFGDAPDGRLYRTGDLVRRRSDGSLEFRGRVDDQVKIRGFRVEPGEIETVLQAHPAVHSAVVVPQTTGEAHSLSAYVRPAEEWLEAAAQEQTDENLGQWERLFEDQYARSGEESVPDDLNLAGWESSYTGEPVPESEMREWIDGTVAAIRRLRPERLLEIGCGTGLLLFRYAESCREVHGIDISASALEDVRRGAERRGWSHVTLRQGDALSVGGPEAGDEAGGFDVVVLNSVAQYFPSRQYLDEVVARILPLLAEGGRILLGDIRNLDLFSAHVSAIERSRSGAVGTAGALNAQIQRRRRQETELLVSPTYFTRLPERFPAVGAVDIAVKRGVGDNEMLAYRYDVVLTKGAAPPEPDHPWLEAATPAELHALLDAGAPERFGVTGLTNERVAEDVRVCTALARWASSRQVEPLPGGERLSPRARQAVRDLEAVLAHAEDLGYEVAATWSQDRPEGLDLVLARGEAPRARARSPYRATRMANAPQVDRLGSALVRELRDHLAERLPDHLVPGAFVVLEELPVTSQGKVDKRALPAPDEEDVAKEVYVAPRTEAQRTLCRIVGAVLDLDRVGLQDNFFNLGGHSLLATRLNLRVKKETAVDLPLQLILTAASMAEMAAALEEEPAGPASAEPVPARPAAPVAEGEEVPLSTAQQDLWFLRTPGHLGIAHDNVQLALRLRGTLDRAACTGAVRALVERHAILRTSYLRRDGAVAQRVNGADGFTVAEVDIPAESGGAALDAWLRAERARPFAPEDAHPFRAHLLGLAEDEHVLVLTRPWGIFDGWSTGILMRELSAAYRELSRGRAPRFAPLPLQYADFARQQSGTVDAAELDRQRGHWREQLAGLPACLSLRTDYPRPPVKTYQGGTVPFSVPGDLVERLRKLGADHGASLHMTLLAAYAVLLGSRTEDRELAIGTPAGNRPAAELEAVVGYFVNALVMRLDIAPRQSFAELLAGTREVVAAAQDNKDLPFADLVRTLVPRPDPSCSPLFQAMFNLVPALAPVGVDGADGADGGESVAARPAEEGDGVPGLGAELVTVGSGTARFDLSLSLRETASGLEGHLEYSTDLFAGGTAERLAADYAGVLERIVHSPEADLAGLAPALGGGDGEAAC; encoded by the coding sequence ATGAGCATGCCGCAAGAGGAGAGCGGGCAGGAGCTGATCCGCAAGATCCAGTCCATGCCCTTCAAGCGGCAGCGCGCCGTGATCGCGCTGCTGCGCCAACAGGGTGTCGACCTGTCCGCGCTGGACATCATCCCCCGCCTCCCGCGGCACGGGGACGAACCGCTGCCGCTGTCCTTCGCGCAGCAGCGGCTGTGGTTCCTCGCCCAGCTCGAGGACAGCAGCTCGCACTACAACGTCCCGATGGCGATGCGGCTGCACGGCCGGCTCGACCGCGCCGCGCTGCGCCGCGCGCTGACCGAGCTGGTGCGCCGCCACGAGGCGCTGCGCACCCGTTTCGAGGACCGGGGCGGCGTGCCGCACCAGTGCATCGACGACGGATCCGGATTCACCCTGCGGGAGCAGGAACTCGTCGGCGACGAGGAGGTGGCCCGCACCTGCCAGCAGGAGATGCTCGCGCCCTTCGACCTGGCACGCGACTCGCTGATCCGGGCACTGCTGCTGCGGCAGAGCGAGACCGAGCACGTCCTGATGGTGACCATGCATCACATCGTCTCGGACGGCTGGTCGGTCGGGGTCTTCTTCCGCGAGGTGACCGAGCTGTACGAGGCGGTCCGGCAGGGGCGGGAGGCGGCGCTGGAGCCGCTGCCCGTGCAGTACGCCGACTTCGCGCACTGGCAGCGGGAGTGGCTCGCGGGGGAGGTGCAGACGCGCCAGATCGAGTACTGGAAGAAGCAACTGGACGGCGTCGACCCGGGGCTGACGCTGCCGGCGGACCGCCCGCGTCCGGCCGTGCGCGACCACCAGGGCACCCGGGAGTTCTTCCGTACCTCACCCGAGCTGCTCCGGAAGCTGCGCGGGATCAGCGAGCAGCACGACGCGACCCTCTACATGACCCTGCTGGCGGCGTACTCGGTGGTGCTGCACCGCTATACGCAGCAGACCGACATCGCGGTCGGCACCGTGGTGGCCAACCGCAACCGGGCCGAGGTGGAGGGCCTGATCGGCCAGTTCGCCAACACCCTCGTGATGCGCAACGACCTCTCCGACGACCCCGCCTTCGCCGAACTGCTGGCCCGGGTGCGGCAGACGGCGCTGGAGGGATACGACCACCAGGACGTGCCGTTCGAGGCCGTGGTGGACGCGCTGCAGGCGGAGCGCAGCCTCAGCCACTCGCCGGTGTTCCAGACGGTGCTGGTGCTCCAAGAGGAGCAGGCCGAGCCGAAGCTCACCCTGGGCGGGCTGGAGGTGACGTCCGTCGATGTGGACTTCAGCATCAGCAAGTTCGACCTGACCCTGGATCTGCGCGAGACCCCGGAGGGGCTGACCGGCGCCGTCGAGTACAGCACCGCGCTGTTCGACCGGGAGACCGTGCGGCGTTTCGTGCGGCACTTCACCACGCTGCTGGAGTCCCTCGCCGAGGCGCCGCAGACCCGTATCTCGCGGCTGGAACTGCTGGACGGCACCGAGACCGGCCGGGGGACGGATGCGGAGGCGGCGCCGGGCGGCGCGGTGCCGTGGGCGGACCAGTGCCTGCACGAGCGGTTCGAGGACGTCGTGCGGCAGGCGCCGGACGCGGTGGCGGTGCGGTGCGCGGACCGGACGCTGAGCTACGGCGAGCTGAACGCGCGCGCGAACCGGATCGCCCGGTTCCTGCGTACCAGGGGCGTGGGGCGCGAGACGCTCGTGGCGCTGTGTCTGCCGCGGAGCGAGTGGCTGGTGGTGTGCGCGCTGGCGGTGCTGAAGGCGGGCGGCGCCTATGTGCCGCTGGACCCGTCGGCGCCCGCGGAACGGCTCGGCCACGTGCTGGCGGACAGCGCACCGCGAGTGGTGCTGGTGGACGGCGGCGTCCCGGCGGGACTGGATGTCGGCCGGGCCGCCGTGGTCGACGTACGCGACCGCTGGGAGTGGCTGCCGGACGACGACCTGCAGCCGGTGGCCGGGGCCTTCCCGGCGAACCTGGCGTACGTCATCTACACCTCCGGGTCGACCGGGCGGCCCAAGGGCGTGCTGGTCGAGCACCGGAACGTCACCCGGCTGTTCACGGCGACCGCGGAGCGGTTCGGCTTCGGGCCCGAGGACGTGTGGACGCTCTTCCACTCCTTCGCCTTCGACTTCACGGTGTGGGAGATGTGGGGCGCCCTGCTGCACGGCGGCAGCCTCGTGGTCGTCCCGCACGAGGTGGCCCGCAGCCCGCGGGAGTTCTACGCGCTGCTGTGCGAGGAGAACGTCACCGTCCTGAACCAGACGCCCAGCGCGTTCGGCCAGTTGATCGCGGCGCAGGGCGAGAACGGAGCCCCGCACCGCCTGCGCACGGTGGTCTTCGGCGGCGAGGCCCTGGACACCGCGGCGCTGCGGCCCTGGTTCGCGCGGCCGGTCAACGCCGCGACCGAGCTGGTGAACATGTACGGGATCACCGAGACGACGGTGCACGTCACCCACCGGGTGGTGACCGAGGCCGACACCGGGCGCGGGGTCAGCCCGATCGGCGGCCCGCTGCCGGATCTGGCCGTGTACGTCCTGGACGCGCACGGGAACCCGGTGCCGACCGGCGCGGTCGGCGAGATGTACGTGGGCGGCGCCGGCGTGGCGCGCGGCTATCTGAACCGGCCCGAGCTGACCGCGGACCGCTTCCTGGACGACCCGTTCCGGCCCGGTCCGGGCGCCCGCATGTACCGCACCGGCGACCTGGGGCGGCTGCTGGCGGACGGGTCGCTGGAGTACTACGGCCGCAACGACGACCAGGTCAAGATCCGCGGCCACCGCATCGAACCGGGCGAGGTCTCCGCCCGGCTGGACGAACACCCCGGGGTGCGCTCCTGCGCGGTCGTGGCCCGCGAGGACCAGCCGGGCAACCGGCAGCTCGTGGCCTACCTGGTGCCCGCGGACGACCGGCCGGAAGCGGAGCTGCGCACCGAACTGGACCAGCTCGCCCGGCGGACCCTGCCCGACTACATGCAGCCCGGCGCCTATGTGTGCGTGCCGGGCCTGCCGCTGACCACCAACGGCAAGCTGGACCGCGCCGCGCTTCCCGCCCCCGGCATCGACGCCTACGCGCAGCGGGAGGACACCCACGTCGCCCCGGCCACCTCCACCGAGCGGACGCTGGCGGCCGTGTGGGCGGAGCTGCTGGGCTTCGAGCCGGAGCGGATCAGCGCCAACGACAACTTCTTCACTTTGGGCGGGCACTCGCTGCTGATCACCGTGCTGGTGGCCCGGCTGGACGAGGCCGGACTCCGGCTCACCGTGCGCGACACGTTCAGCGCACCCACCCTGGCGGCCCTGGCGGAACGTATCGACGCGCACACCGGGGGAGCGGCACCCGACGCCTCCGGCGAGGTCTGGACCGTCCCGCCGAACGCCGTCCCCGACGGGTGCGAGCGGCTCACGCCCGAGCTGCTGCCGCTGGTCCGGCTGGGCCAGGAGCACCTCGACTCCCTCGCCGACCGGGTGCCCGGCGGCGCGGCCAACATCGCGGACATCTATCCGCTGGTGCCCTCGCAGGAGGGCATCCTCTTCCACCACCTGATGGACCCGGAGAACGACCCGTACGTGATGTCCGCGGCGTTCACCGCGCGGGACGAGGCCGCGTGCACCGCGTTCACCGACGCCCTCCAGACCGTGGTCGACCGGCATGACGTGATGCGTACCGCGGTGTTCACCGAGGGGCTGCCGGAGCCGGTGCAGGTCGTGCTGCGCTCCGCCGAACTGCCCGTCGACCGCATCAGCCTGGCGGGGGACGCGGGCGACGCCGCCGACGATTCCGAGGCCGCCCCGGCGGCGCGCGAGGACGCGGAGCGGCAGATCGCGGCGTTGCTGCACCTCCCGCCGCCGTTGCCGCCGCACCAGGCGCCGATGATGCGGGTCCGCGTCGCGCCGGAACCCGGTTCGCAGCGCCGGTTCCTGCTGGTGACCTTCCACCACCTCATCGAGGACGCCACCTCGCTGCGGCTGATCTTCGACGAGCTGGCGGCCCTCATGGCGGGCCGCGCCGACCTGCTCGCCCCGGCGCCGCCGTACCGCGACTTCGTCGCCCACACACTGCACCAGTTGCGGACGGGCGATGCCGAGGACTACTTCCGCGCCACCCTCGGTGATGTCACCGAGCCGACCGTGCCGTTCGGGCTGAGCGATGTGCACGGGGACGGCAGGCGCACTCGCAAGCCGCGCCGCTCGCTGTCCGCGGACCTCACCGCGCGGCTGCGGGCCGAGGCGGGGCGGCTGGGGCTGAGCCCGGCGTGGCTCTTCCACGCGGCCTGCGCCCGGGTCGTGGCCGCCAGCAGCGGACGCGACGACGTGGTGTTCGGCACCGTGATGTCCGGGCGGTTGCAGGGCGTGCCCGGCGTGGAGCGGATGCTGGGCAACTTCATCAACACGCTGCCGCTGCGGGTGCGGCTGGCCGGACGCAGCGTCCGCGAGCTGGTGGACGAGGTGGCGTCGGGGCTGCGCGAGCTGATCGTGCGGGAGCAGTCCTCGTTGAGCCTGGCCCAGCGGTGCAGCGGGCTGGACAGCGACACCCCGCTCTTCAGTGCCGCGATCAACTTCCGGCACTTCGAGCCCGCCCGTGACGAGTCGCCGGCACCGTCCCTGGAGGAGCAGGGGATCGGCTGGCTGAATGTGATGGACCGCACCAACTACCCCATGGGCATGTCGCTCGACGACGTCGGCGACGAGCTGTCCCTGACCGTCCAGGTCGAGGACGCGGTCGAGCCCGAGACGCTCCTCACGTACGTGGAGACCGCACTCGACGGCATCGTCGCGGCACTCGCCGACGACGACGGCAACGGCACCCGGGCGCTGGACCTCCCGGTGCTGCCCCCGGCCGAGCGGCAGCGGCTGCTGGCCGCCGCCCGCGGCGCGACGCCGGAGTATCCGCGGGACGCCTGCCTCGCCGAGCTGTTCGAGGAGCAGGCGGCCGGACGCCCCGACGCGGTCGCCGTCCGCCACGGAGATCTGGAGCTGACCTACGGACAGCTCAACGCCCGCGCGAACCGGGTCGCGCACCACCTGCGCGAGCGCGGAGTCGGGCCCGACGTCCTGGTCGGACTGTGCGCCGACCGCTCCCTCGAGCTGGTGACCGGCCTGTTGGGCATCCTCAAGGCGGGCGGAGCCTACGTCCCCATCGACCCGGACTATCCGCGGCAGCGCATCCGCGCGCTGCTCGAGAGCTCCGGGGTGGAGACGGTGCTGGGGCTCTCCCGGCTGCCCGACGCGCTGTTCGAGGAGGTCGGCGAGGTGGTGCACCTCGACACCGGGGAGCGGGCCGCCGACCGTACGCAGGTGTTGGCGGACCTCCCCGAGCACGACCCCTCGCGCGCCGGGCTCGGCCTCACGCCGGACCACCTGGCCTACGCGGTCTTCACCTCCGGCTCCACAGGTCGTCCCAAGGGCGTGCTCGTGGAGCAGCGCGGCGTGGTCCGGCTCGTGCGCAACCCGGCCTACTTCGCCGCCGACAGCGACACGGTGGTGCTGCACCACTCCTCGATCTCGTTCGACGCCGGCTCCCAGGAGGTGCTGACGCCGCTGCTCTGCGGCGGCCGGCTGGTGCTGCACGACGGGGATTCCAAGGACCCCGGGCAGGTGCTGGACTGCGTCGAACGCACCGGTGTCAGCACGATGCTGCTGTCGGCCGCGTTCCTGCCGGCCTTCGTGCAGGCCGCGGCCGGCCGCACGCTTCCGCTGCGCCACCTGGCGGTGGTGGGGGACACCTTCTCGGCGCGGGACGTGCGCCGGCTGTACGCGGCGCATCCCGGACTGACCGTGATCGACGGATACGGCCCGACCGAGAACAGCATCGCCTCCACCTACTACGAGATCCCCCGCGACATCGCCGAGGACGCTCGGATCCCCATCGGCCGGCCCGTCCCGCACACCACCGCCTACGTCACCGACGAGCAGCTCCGGCTGGTCCCGGACGGCGTGATCGGCGAACTGTGTCTGGGCGGCGCCGGAGTGGCCCGCGGCTATCTCGACGCGCCGGAGGCGACCGCCGAGCGGTTCGTGCGCGACCCGTTCGGCGACGCGCCGGACGGCCGGCTCTACCGCACCGGCGACCTGGTGCGCAGGCGGTCCGACGGCAGCCTGGAGTTCCGCGGCCGGGTGGACGACCAGGTCAAGATCCGCGGTTTCCGGGTCGAACCCGGAGAGATAGAGACGGTGTTGCAGGCGCACCCCGCGGTGCACAGCGCCGTGGTGGTGCCGCAGACGACCGGCGAGGCCCACAGCCTCAGCGCCTATGTGCGGCCCGCCGAGGAGTGGCTGGAGGCGGCCGCGCAGGAGCAGACCGACGAGAACCTCGGCCAGTGGGAGCGGCTCTTCGAGGACCAGTACGCACGCAGTGGGGAGGAGAGCGTCCCCGACGATCTGAACCTCGCCGGCTGGGAGAGCAGTTACACGGGCGAGCCCGTTCCCGAGTCCGAGATGCGGGAGTGGATCGACGGCACGGTCGCCGCGATCCGGCGGCTGCGGCCCGAACGGCTGCTGGAGATCGGCTGCGGCACCGGGCTGCTGCTCTTCCGCTACGCGGAGAGCTGCCGGGAGGTGCACGGGATCGACATCTCCGCCTCCGCGCTGGAGGACGTGCGGCGCGGTGCGGAGCGGCGCGGCTGGTCGCATGTCACTCTGCGGCAGGGCGACGCGCTGTCGGTGGGCGGGCCGGAAGCCGGTGACGAGGCCGGCGGGTTCGACGTCGTCGTGCTCAACTCCGTCGCCCAGTACTTCCCCAGCCGCCAGTACCTGGACGAGGTCGTCGCGCGGATCCTGCCCCTGCTCGCGGAGGGCGGCCGGATCCTGCTGGGTGACATCCGCAACCTCGACCTGTTCTCCGCGCACGTCTCGGCCATCGAACGCAGCCGCTCGGGCGCGGTCGGAACGGCGGGCGCACTGAACGCGCAGATCCAGCGCCGCCGCCGCCAGGAGACCGAACTGCTGGTCAGCCCGACGTACTTCACCCGGCTGCCGGAGCGGTTCCCGGCGGTGGGCGCCGTCGACATCGCGGTCAAGCGGGGAGTGGGCGACAACGAGATGCTCGCCTACCGCTACGACGTGGTGCTGACCAAGGGGGCCGCACCGCCGGAGCCCGACCACCCCTGGCTGGAGGCCGCCACCCCGGCCGAACTGCACGCCCTGCTGGACGCGGGGGCTCCGGAGCGGTTCGGCGTCACCGGGCTGACCAACGAGCGGGTGGCGGAGGACGTGCGCGTCTGCACCGCGCTGGCCCGGTGGGCGTCGTCCCGCCAGGTGGAGCCGTTGCCCGGCGGGGAGCGGCTCTCTCCGCGGGCCCGGCAGGCGGTCCGTGACCTGGAGGCGGTGCTGGCGCACGCCGAGGACCTCGGGTACGAGGTGGCGGCCACCTGGTCGCAGGACCGGCCGGAGGGTCTGGACCTGGTCCTGGCCCGGGGCGAGGCGCCCCGGGCGCGGGCCCGTTCCCCCTACCGGGCCACCCGGATGGCGAACGCGCCGCAGGTGGACCGGCTGGGCTCGGCGCTGGTGCGGGAGCTGCGGGACCATCTCGCCGAGCGGCTGCCCGATCACCTGGTGCCCGGCGCCTTCGTCGTCCTGGAGGAGCTGCCGGTCACCTCGCAGGGCAAGGTCGACAAGCGCGCACTGCCCGCGCCGGACGAGGAGGACGTCGCCAAGGAGGTGTACGTCGCGCCCCGTACCGAGGCCCAGCGCACTCTGTGCCGGATCGTGGGTGCTGTTCTGGACCTGGACCGGGTCGGTCTCCAGGACAACTTCTTCAACCTTGGCGGCCACTCGCTGCTGGCCACCCGCCTCAATCTGCGGGTCAAGAAGGAGACGGCCGTCGACCTGCCGCTCCAGCTCATCCTGACCGCCGCCAGCATGGCGGAGATGGCCGCGGCCCTGGAGGAGGAACCGGCCGGGCCGGCCTCCGCGGAGCCGGTACCGGCACGGCCGGCCGCGCCGGTGGCCGAGGGCGAGGAGGTCCCGCTGTCCACCGCGCAGCAGGACCTGTGGTTCCTGCGCACCCCGGGGCACCTGGGGATCGCGCACGACAACGTCCAGCTCGCGCTGCGGCTGCGGGGCACGCTGGACCGGGCGGCGTGCACCGGGGCCGTGCGCGCCCTGGTCGAGCGCCACGCGATCCTGCGGACCAGCTATCTGCGCCGGGACGGGGCCGTGGCGCAGCGGGTGAACGGCGCCGACGGCTTCACGGTGGCCGAGGTGGACATCCCGGCGGAGTCCGGCGGCGCCGCGCTGGACGCGTGGCTGCGCGCCGAGCGGGCCCGTCCCTTCGCACCGGAGGACGCGCACCCCTTCCGGGCGCATCTGCTGGGCCTCGCCGAGGACGAGCACGTCCTGGTGCTGACCCGGCCCTGGGGCATCTTCGACGGCTGGTCGACCGGCATCCTGATGCGGGAGCTGAGCGCCGCCTACCGGGAGCTGAGCCGGGGCCGGGCACCCCGGTTCGCGCCCTTGCCGTTGCAGTACGCCGACTTCGCCCGGCAGCAGAGCGGCACGGTGGACGCGGCGGAGCTGGACCGGCAGCGCGGCCACTGGCGCGAGCAGCTCGCCGGGCTGCCCGCGTGCCTGTCGCTGCGCACCGACTACCCTCGCCCGCCGGTGAAGACCTACCAGGGCGGCACGGTGCCGTTCTCGGTTCCGGGCGACCTGGTGGAGCGGCTGCGGAAGCTCGGCGCCGACCACGGGGCCTCGCTGCACATGACCCTGCTCGCGGCCTACGCGGTGCTGCTCGGCAGCCGTACCGAAGACCGCGAGCTGGCGATCGGCACACCGGCCGGCAACCGGCCGGCGGCCGAGCTGGAGGCGGTCGTCGGCTACTTCGTGAACGCGCTCGTGATGCGGCTGGACATTGCCCCGCGGCAGTCCTTCGCGGAGCTGCTGGCGGGTACCCGGGAGGTGGTCGCGGCGGCGCAGGACAACAAGGACCTGCCGTTCGCCGATCTCGTCCGCACCCTGGTGCCCCGGCCCGACCCGTCCTGTTCGCCGCTGTTCCAGGCGATGTTCAACCTGGTGCCCGCGCTCGCACCGGTCGGTGTGGACGGCGCGGACGGCGCGGACGGCGGGGAGTCCGTCGCCGCACGGCCGGCCGAGGAGGGGGACGGCGTCCCCGGCCTGGGGGCCGAACTCGTGACGGTCGGATCGGGGACGGCCCGGTTCGACCTGAGCCTGTCGTTGCGGGAGACCGCATCCGGGCTGGAGGGACATCTGGAGTACAGCACCGACCTGTTCGCCGGGGGCACCGCCGAGCGGCTGGCGGCGGACTACGCGGGCGTGCTGGAGCGGATCGTCCACAGCCCGGAGGCCGACCTGGCCGGGTTGGCTCCGGCGCTCGGCGGTGGGGACGGGGAGGCGGCGTGCTGA